From the genome of Oxyura jamaicensis isolate SHBP4307 breed ruddy duck chromosome 2, BPBGC_Ojam_1.0, whole genome shotgun sequence, one region includes:
- the PLEKHA8 gene encoding pleckstrin homology domain-containing family A member 8 isoform X2: protein MAVCEIQVHPADNTRMDLIIPGEQYFYLKARNAVERQKWLVALGTAKACLTDSRTQKEKEFTENTEALKTKMSELRLYCNLLVQQVHKTKEASISGVSEPESGIDMGALLKSTCDTFLKTLEECMQIANTAFTSELLHQTPPGSPHLAVLRTNKIKHSVLPSHTSTERQMELNPCENGSVKPEINQQEQTLIKSLACLNLETNEECSDVSVEDHIEENLAGIKEDGKNKLQAVEGFGAHTLLQSETNSLSGLTLCEEDENENGFPTFFSVMSNRFSDIELREEEGIPTEEFLESCYAIVPVLDKLGPTVFAPVKMDFVGNIKKINQKFITNKEEFDTLQKIVLHEVNAGVAQVRNSATEALLWLKRGLKFLKGFLTEVKNGEKNIQTALNNAYGKTLRQHHGWVVRGVFALALRAAPTYEDFVAALSVEDCDPQEETFYKGMQRDLNIYLPAMEKQLNILDTLYEVHGLESDEVV from the exons ATGGCTGTGTGTGAAATTCAAG TTCATCCTGCAGATAACACACGAATGGACCTGATCATCCCAGGGGAGCAATACTTTTATCTGAAGGCGAGAAATGCAGTCGAGAGGCAAAAGTGGCTGGTTGCACTAGGAACTGCCAAAGCCTGTCTGACAGACAGCAggacacaaaaggaaaaag agttcactgaaaacacagaagcctTGAAGACTAAAATGTCTGAACTTAGACTGTACTGTAACCTCCTTGTTCAGCAAGTGCATAAAACTAAAGAAGCCAGCATTTCTGGTGTATCAGAACCAGAG AGCGGGATTGATATGGGAGCTCTGTTGAAATCAACCTGTGACACTTTCCTGAAGACTCTTGAAGAATGTATGCAGATTGCAAATACTGCCTTTACTTCTGAGTTATTGCATCAGACCCCACCTGGATCCCCGCATTTAGCAGTTCTCAGAACAAACAAG ATAAAGCACTCAGTCTTGCCCAGCCACACCTCAACAGAAAG GCAGATGGAATTGAATCCCTGTGAAAATGGCTCTGTAAAACCAGAAATTAACCAGCAAGAACAAACCCTTATTAAAAGTCTGGCATGTTTAAATCTGGAAACAAATGAGGAGTGCAGCGATGTTTCTGTTGAGGATCACATAGAAGAGAATCTGGCAG GCATtaaagaagatggaaagaaCAAGCTGCAAGCTGTAGAAGGCTTTGGTGCCCACACGTTGCTGCAATCAGAAACAAATTCTTTAAGTGGATTGACTCTGTGTgaggaagatgaaaatgaaaatggctTTCCTACATTCTTCAGTGTCATGAGCAATAG GTTCAGTGATATTGAACTTAGGGAGGAAGAAGGCATACCAACAGAAGAGTTTCTGGAGTCATGTTACGCAATTGTGCCGGTTCTGG acaaGCTGGGGCCAACTGTCTTTGCTCCTGTTAAAATGGATTTTGTAGGTAACATCAAG aaaattAACCAGAAATTTATAACCAACAAAGAAGAGTTTGATACCCTGCAGAAGATAGTGCTCCATGAAGTCAATGCAGGTGTAGCACAAGTTAGAAACTCTGCTACAGAGGCTCTCCTGTGGCTGAAAAG AGGCTTGAAGTTCTTGAAAGGGTTTTTGACAGAAGTGAAGAATGGAGAAAAGAATATCCAAACAGCTCTGA ACAATGCTTATGGAAAGACGTTGCGGCAGCACCATGGTTGGGTTGTCCGTGGAGTCTTTGCG TTAGCTCTAAGGGCAGCTCCAACATACGAAGACTTTGTAGCAGCTCTGTCCGTAGAGGACTGTGATCCTCAGGAGGAAACATTTTACAAAGGAATGCAGAGGGACCTCAACATTTACTTACCAGCCATGGAAAAGCAGCTAAATATCTTGGACACTCTCTATGAAGTACATGGTTTGGAGTCGGATGAGGTGGTATGA
- the FKBP14 gene encoding peptidyl-prolyl cis-trans isomerase FKBP14, translating to MAAVLRAVLLGAAVLRCAAAALIPPAEVEVEVLQKPFLCRRRSKWGDLLLVHYEGFLQSDGAMFHSTHKHNNGQPMWFTLGIREAIKGWDKGLKDMCVGEKRKLTIPPALAYGKEGKGKIPPESTLIFNIDLLEIRNGPRSHESFQEMDLNDDWKLSKQEVKIYLKKEFEKHGAVVNDTQHDALVEDIFDKEDEDSDGFISAREFTYKHDEL from the exons ATGGCGGCCGTGCTGCGGGCCGTGCTGCTGGGCGCCGCCGTGCTGCGCTGCGCGGCCGCCGCGCTCATCCCCCCGGCCgaggtggaggtggaggtgcTGCAGAAGCCGTTCCTGTGCCGGCGGCGGAGCAAGTGGggggacctgctgctggtgcacTACGAGGGCTTCCTGCAGAGCGACGGCGCCATGTTCCACTCCAC TCACAAGCATAACAACGGTCAACCTATGTGGTTTACACTTGGCATAAGGGAAGCTATCAAAGGCTGGGACAAAGGCTTGAAGGACATGTGTGTGGGAGAGAAGCGGAAGCTAACTATTCCACCAGCCCTTGCTTatggaaaagaagggaaag GAAAAATTCCACCTGAGAGCACGCTGATATTCAACATCGACCTTCTAGAAATTAGGAATGGACCAAGGTCTCATGAGTCATTCCAAGAAATGGATCTTAACGATGACTGGAAACTATCCAAGCAAGAG GTGAAAATTTACTTGaagaaagaatttgaaaaacatGGAGCGGTTGTAAATGACACGCAGCACGACGCTTTGGTTGAAGACATATTTGATAAAGAGGATGAAGACAGTGATGGGTTTATATCTGCAAGGGAATTCACGTACAAGCATGATGAGCTGTAG
- the PLEKHA8 gene encoding pleckstrin homology domain-containing family A member 8 isoform X1 — protein sequence MALGPGGGGGGGRAAAMEGVLYKWTNYLSGWQPRWFLLCGGILSYYDSQEDAWKGCKGSIQMAVCEIQVHPADNTRMDLIIPGEQYFYLKARNAVERQKWLVALGTAKACLTDSRTQKEKEFTENTEALKTKMSELRLYCNLLVQQVHKTKEASISGVSEPESGIDMGALLKSTCDTFLKTLEECMQIANTAFTSELLHQTPPGSPHLAVLRTNKIKHSVLPSHTSTERQMELNPCENGSVKPEINQQEQTLIKSLACLNLETNEECSDVSVEDHIEENLAGIKEDGKNKLQAVEGFGAHTLLQSETNSLSGLTLCEEDENENGFPTFFSVMSNRFSDIELREEEGIPTEEFLESCYAIVPVLDKLGPTVFAPVKMDFVGNIKKINQKFITNKEEFDTLQKIVLHEVNAGVAQVRNSATEALLWLKRGLKFLKGFLTEVKNGEKNIQTALNNAYGKTLRQHHGWVVRGVFALALRAAPTYEDFVAALSVEDCDPQEETFYKGMQRDLNIYLPAMEKQLNILDTLYEVHGLESDEVV from the exons ATGGCGCTGGGCcccggcgggggcggggggggcgggcgggcggccgccATGGAGGGGGTGCTGTACAAGTGGACCAACTACCTGAGCG gctggCAGCCTCGGTGGTTTCTTCTCTGTGGCGGCATCTTGTCCTACTATGACTCTCAGGAAGATGCCTGGAAGGGTTGCAAGGGAAGCATCCAAATGGCTGTGTGTGAAATTCAAG TTCATCCTGCAGATAACACACGAATGGACCTGATCATCCCAGGGGAGCAATACTTTTATCTGAAGGCGAGAAATGCAGTCGAGAGGCAAAAGTGGCTGGTTGCACTAGGAACTGCCAAAGCCTGTCTGACAGACAGCAggacacaaaaggaaaaag agttcactgaaaacacagaagcctTGAAGACTAAAATGTCTGAACTTAGACTGTACTGTAACCTCCTTGTTCAGCAAGTGCATAAAACTAAAGAAGCCAGCATTTCTGGTGTATCAGAACCAGAG AGCGGGATTGATATGGGAGCTCTGTTGAAATCAACCTGTGACACTTTCCTGAAGACTCTTGAAGAATGTATGCAGATTGCAAATACTGCCTTTACTTCTGAGTTATTGCATCAGACCCCACCTGGATCCCCGCATTTAGCAGTTCTCAGAACAAACAAG ATAAAGCACTCAGTCTTGCCCAGCCACACCTCAACAGAAAG GCAGATGGAATTGAATCCCTGTGAAAATGGCTCTGTAAAACCAGAAATTAACCAGCAAGAACAAACCCTTATTAAAAGTCTGGCATGTTTAAATCTGGAAACAAATGAGGAGTGCAGCGATGTTTCTGTTGAGGATCACATAGAAGAGAATCTGGCAG GCATtaaagaagatggaaagaaCAAGCTGCAAGCTGTAGAAGGCTTTGGTGCCCACACGTTGCTGCAATCAGAAACAAATTCTTTAAGTGGATTGACTCTGTGTgaggaagatgaaaatgaaaatggctTTCCTACATTCTTCAGTGTCATGAGCAATAG GTTCAGTGATATTGAACTTAGGGAGGAAGAAGGCATACCAACAGAAGAGTTTCTGGAGTCATGTTACGCAATTGTGCCGGTTCTGG acaaGCTGGGGCCAACTGTCTTTGCTCCTGTTAAAATGGATTTTGTAGGTAACATCAAG aaaattAACCAGAAATTTATAACCAACAAAGAAGAGTTTGATACCCTGCAGAAGATAGTGCTCCATGAAGTCAATGCAGGTGTAGCACAAGTTAGAAACTCTGCTACAGAGGCTCTCCTGTGGCTGAAAAG AGGCTTGAAGTTCTTGAAAGGGTTTTTGACAGAAGTGAAGAATGGAGAAAAGAATATCCAAACAGCTCTGA ACAATGCTTATGGAAAGACGTTGCGGCAGCACCATGGTTGGGTTGTCCGTGGAGTCTTTGCG TTAGCTCTAAGGGCAGCTCCAACATACGAAGACTTTGTAGCAGCTCTGTCCGTAGAGGACTGTGATCCTCAGGAGGAAACATTTTACAAAGGAATGCAGAGGGACCTCAACATTTACTTACCAGCCATGGAAAAGCAGCTAAATATCTTGGACACTCTCTATGAAGTACATGGTTTGGAGTCGGATGAGGTGGTATGA